One genomic segment of Sorex araneus isolate mSorAra2 chromosome X, mSorAra2.pri, whole genome shotgun sequence includes these proteins:
- the PJA1 gene encoding E3 ubiquitin-protein ligase Praja-1, translating into MSQRDRISSQRQTTTKAPMYRSTPSQTNKRSRSPFSTTRRRWDGNTNSGSSLNVDDEDCSRYQPREYRASGSRRGLTYGHVDCLGADDSEEEGAGPVEHVLVRGKTGKFKEENVYDQDQGVRSVPGVATQFSGFNHDVREELGKLDPDPGARCSTSRAEFLQQNRMGSQAHIESKMATSSHVERERWVQNVPICPSRAPVSICGDGENPQQSSEEPVVRPKVRNLASPTCIKPKVFFDTDDDDDVPHSTSRWNNTDEGRSDGLARRSREESATNYSELKYPEDKKDGKNEQVKPEKVQRQRRSMADPDFWTHSDDYYRFFEDDDDDDDDSDSDREWIEALRQKYRVHGHTLSSSGGSWETLPGREEPEPDQARVNTSTGDTPSTTDASGSNVSNELTEVQIPLQDEQQTSQEGEIPWLQFNAHESSSEGENDSGQDLLQSGVFMLDGNNNLEDDSSVSEDLEVDWSLFDGFADGLGVAEAISYVDPQFLTYMALEERLAQAMETALAHLESLAVDVEVANPPASKESIDTLPEILIAEDQTTVGEEMCCPICCSEYVKGEVATELPCHHYFHKACVSIWLQKSGTCPVCRCMFPPQL; encoded by the coding sequence ATGAGCCAGAGGGACAGGATTTCCAGTCAAAGGCAGACAACTACCAAAGCTCCGATGTATAGATCAACCCCCAGCCAAACCAACAAGAGGAGCCGATCGCCATTTTCTACCACACGTCGGAGATGGGATGGCAACACAAACTCCGGAAGCAGCCTGAATGTTGATGATGAGGACTGTTCCAGGTACCAACCAAGAGAGTACCGTGCTTCAGGTAGCAGAAGAGGATTGACTTATGGACATGTTGACTGTTTGGGGGCAGATGATAgtgaggaggagggggctgggcctgTTGAGCATGTGCTGGTGAGAGGGAAAACTGGCAAGTTTAAAGAGGAGAATGTGTATGATCAAGATCAAGGTGTGAGGTCTGTGCCTGGTGTGGCCACACAGTTTTCTGGTTTTAACCATGATGTGAGAGAGGAGCTTGGCAAACTTGACCCAGATCCTGGGGCAAGATGCTCTACCAGCAGGGCTGAGTTCCTGCAACAGAATAGAATGGGGTCTCAGGCCCACATTGAAAGCAAGATGGCCACAAGTAGCCACGTTGAGAGGGAGAGATGGGTACAGAATGTACCCATCTGCCCCAGCAGGGCTCCTGTTAGTATTTGTGGTGATGGGGAAAACCCCCAACAGAGTTCAGAAGAACCGGTGGTGAGACCCAAAGTCAGAAATCTGGCCAGCCCAACCTGCATAAAGCCAAAAGTATTCTTTGATaccgatgatgatgatgatgtgccACATAGTACTTCCAGGTGGAACAACACTGATGAAGGCCGCTCAGATGGCTTagcaagaagaagcagagaagaaaGTGCAACTAACTACTCTGAGCTGAAATACCCCGAAGACAAGAAAGATGGCAAAAATGAGCAAGTGAAGCCAGAAAAAGTACAGAGACAACGTCGATCCATGGCTGACCCTGACTTCTGGACGCACAGCGATGACTACTACAGATTCtttgaggatgatgatgatgatgacgatgactcCGATAGTGACAGAGAGTGGATTGAGGCTCTGCGACAGAAATATCGAGTTCATGGCCACACTCTGTCCTCCAGTGGTGGAAGCTGGGAGACTCTGCCAGGGAGAGAAGAACCCGAACCTGATCAAGCCAGAGTGAATACCAGTACTGGTGACACCCCCAGTACCACTGATGCTTCTGGCAGCAATGTCAGCAATGAGCTCACAGAAGTTCAGATACCTCTTCAGGATGAACAGCAGACATCCCAGGAAGGTGAAATCCCTTGGCTTCAATTTAATGCACATGAGAGCAGCAGTGAAGGTGAGAATGATTCTGGCCAGGATCTTTTGCAGTCTGGGGTATTCATGCTCGATGGAAATAATAACCTTGAAGATGACTCTAGTGTCAGTGAAGACCTTGAAGTAGATTGGAGCCTCTTTGATGGGTTTGCAGATGGCCTTGGTGTGGCTGAAGCCATTTCCTATGTGGATCCTCAGTTCCTTACATATATGGCTCTCGAAGAACGCCTGGCCCAGGCTATGGAAACCGCACTTGCTCACTTGGAATCTCTGGCAGTGGATGTAGAGGTAGCAAATCCACCAGCAAGCAAGGAGAGCATCGATACTCTTCCTGAAATTCTAATTGCCGAAGATCAAACCACAGTGGGGGAGGAAATGTGCTGTCCGATATGCTGCAGTGAATATGTGAAGGGAGAGGTGGCAACAGAGCTCCCTTGCCACCATTATTTTCATAAGGCATGCGTTTCCATCTGGCTTCAGAAGTCAGGCACCTGCCCCGTGTGCCGCTGCATGTTTCCTCCCCAGCTGTGA